The following proteins are encoded in a genomic region of Latilactobacillus sakei subsp. sakei DSM 20017 = JCM 1157:
- a CDS encoding restriction endonuclease subunit S translates to MAKIDDSVKKKVPELRFPGFTDDWEERKFADFIDVKSGKDYKHLNSGSIPVYGTGGYMLSVDRALSDIDAIGIGRKGTIDKPYLLKAPFWTVDTLFYAVPKQNIDLQFSLSIFKKINWKKFDESTGVPSLSKTVINSVGASVPSYEEQQKIGSFFQQLDETIALHQRKLDLLKEQKKGYLQKMFPKNGEKVPELRFTGFADDWEERKLGEVATLSSSKRIHLSDYVTEGIPFYRGGEISTGGITGNQELFISQEKFDEIKEKYGVPSEGDILVTAVGTLGNLWKVDSRRFYYKDGNLIQISKMQVNSDYLLTYFTGGIGKKRLLDSAAGSNQKALTMVKMREITVDFPSEDEQKKLEPSSSH, encoded by the coding sequence ATGGCGAAAATAGATGATTCAGTTAAAAAGAAAGTTCCAGAATTAAGGTTTCCGGGATTTACGGATGATTGGGAAGAGCGTAAGTTTGCTGATTTTATTGATGTTAAGTCTGGAAAAGACTACAAACATCTGAATTCGGGATCAATACCTGTCTATGGAACTGGTGGATATATGCTAAGTGTAGATAGAGCGCTATCAGATATAGATGCCATTGGGATCGGAAGGAAAGGGACAATTGATAAGCCTTATTTATTAAAAGCGCCTTTTTGGACTGTCGATACCTTGTTTTACGCTGTTCCTAAACAAAATATTGACCTTCAATTTTCACTATCTATTTTTAAAAAAATAAATTGGAAAAAATTTGATGAATCTACTGGTGTACCTAGTTTATCGAAAACTGTAATTAATAGTGTGGGTGCTTCTGTTCCCAGTTATGAAGAACAACAAAAAATAGGCTCATTCTTCCAACAGTTAGATGAAACTATCGCTCTTCATCAACGTAAGTTAGATTTGCTCAAGGAACAGAAAAAAGGCTACTTGCAAAAAATGTTCCCTAAAAATGGTGAAAAAGTTCCTGAATTGCGATTTACGGGGTTTGCTGACGATTGGGAAGAGCGTAAGTTAGGTGAAGTTGCAACTCTTAGCTCCAGCAAAAGAATTCATTTAAGCGATTATGTAACGGAAGGCATCCCGTTTTATAGAGGAGGTGAAATTAGTACAGGCGGAATCACAGGAAACCAAGAATTGTTTATTTCTCAAGAAAAGTTTGATGAAATAAAAGAAAAATATGGTGTCCCATCAGAAGGAGATATATTAGTTACTGCTGTAGGAACGTTAGGAAACCTTTGGAAGGTTGATAGCCGTAGGTTTTATTATAAAGATGGAAATCTAATTCAAATTAGTAAAATGCAGGTAAACTCAGATTATTTATTAACTTACTTTACTGGTGGGATAGGAAAGAAACGTTTGCTTGATAGTGCAGCCGGCTCTAATCAAAAAGCTTTAACTATGGTAAAGATGCGTGAAATAACAGTAGATTTCCCAAGCGAAGATGAACAAAAAAAATTGGAGCCTTCTTCAAGTCATTAG